The following proteins are encoded in a genomic region of Diadema setosum chromosome 18, eeDiaSeto1, whole genome shotgun sequence:
- the LOC140241916 gene encoding sterile alpha motif domain-containing protein 9-like, protein MESGNHSCSADAGASGSEAPREMAPIATPTQETKEGDDNTKLSCPFDGEDRHGDGIKKNHMALGNEQCNSPSSSSDSFTAAKKLRYLLTGSETGILDLSYHPILVVNKPESSEEEGSEPSQPLEFVSMANWIAVFDCDPNSQQNGVSSYVKEHRPINTEQLDTFPKTIKGKVLSAPDDVGLISSWIFVNRQEDLKESDRQHASAEWTQLHNRNIDKAITNLIPNNMPKKRVVFLFLLLSADHLFTMAQLFGKLFSFARQGQLAVIVKNRELYEAFATEVGRIRSEAVEELGQRAIVGIDLTDIDCFMQQMISETDKTDNAIRLPSKGQSCHVPGKVRMSWQDLDILSLDECKCNTIKPDSKEFNEFVEKKKLEFYQGCSADWWPFYLTEYHKKDLVLRRKCAEELKETVTGILNASSDGGTGDGVDTVVTIDIFHHRGSGGSTCARQVLWDFHQKLRCVSVRRVVPDTMAAILAVRRYGYSDDEKEANIPPILVLIDKSSDGTIKYLTSEAKKMTKGLGQMVCIFLCCRKTDASMPCGEVGGKNLSICVEHKLTEAESQWFVSKSEQLQKKYHETPEQVIGFVVMKEAGNPHCVEKIVRNILRDTSFREKTLLKYIAVIEKFVHNFCMPVSCCDDLMDDHTDVNLSENQSKYTGFHPWECRLSKAARLLLISTTIHTNKGRTKALELVNSILAPELVKQLADERRESVGTTVWKFTSSVVIQPVSRQCTSNVSHMHIVNEVVRLLSERNYIQQPKLIRRYRFSSLLEYLLENEKIQAYAIVHAVHNYRGGPAPCQTLARMYLSDELYDTALHYAHLTPKNNFDTVGRIIISQLKGYCLDECETPLNSADVEGLLQLFWHGIEAFEKGKDDSVNIENIYDGALTPHYGELELVHSFLNILKVRVEPFCSQESHDPLNTYLTTDADVEGLGDVMKYHRRRLRELQARVTESMDLISGILSSSNDIKGIARTLSFHEINYSKLECYFTLPESDLLANKQRRKKVESIKMCKPTLRAIFNFFTEDDRKSLKVIIRFLSENQPKDIFDLKVLICALFALAAFPDEIVDYGTVEHYAQRLRRLRPPSLYGAFFHVMLLWPRTNQTTMKQSLPQAIKALEDAKNLTNQNENHVVLKPRFFLTRRRGLRAFIHRSALGLVDSGNSLDVESVTECLQSEQLRGVLARQEGTLEDNSLKYSIPTGEEITIKLSSPYRVATRRAKVTFILGFSYAGPVAYDVHER, encoded by the exons atggaATCAGGCAATCACTCATGTTCTGCCGATGCCGGCGCCAGTGGATCTGAGGCGCCGAGGGAGATGGCGCCAATTGCCACACCTACGCAGGAGACGAAAG AAGGAGACGACAACACGAAACTTTCTTGCCCCTTTGATGGTGAAGATAGGCATGGTGACGGAATCAAGAAAAATCATATGGCACTCGGAAATGAACAATGCAATTCTCCTTCTTCGAGCTCAGACTCGTTCACAGCAGCAAAGAAACTAAGGTATCTCCTGACAGGAAGTGAAACTGGTATCCTTGATCTTTCATATCACCCTATTCTGGTTGTGAACAAGCCGGAGAGTAGTGAGGAAGAAGGTTCGGAACCCAGCCAACCGCTAGAGTTTGTTTCAATGGCGAATTGGATCGCCGTTTTTGATTGCGATCCTAACTCTCAACAGAATGGCGTCTCCTCATATGTTAAGGAACATAGGCCAATAAACACAGAGCAACTAGACACCTTCCCCAAAACAATCAAAGGGAAAGTATTATCCGCTCCTGATGATGTCGGCCTCATCTCGTCTTGGATATTTGTCAACCGGCAGGAGGATTTGAAGGAATCTGATCGTCAACATGCTAGTGCTGAATGGACCCAACTGCACAATAGGAATATCGACAAGGCAATTACCAACCTTATACCGAACAATATGCCCAAGAAGAGAgtagtgtttttgtttctgcttCTCTCAGCTGATCATCTGTTCACCATGGCACAACTGTTCGGGAAATTGTTCTCATTCGCCAGGCAAGGCCAGTTGGCAGTCATCGTTAAAAATAGGGAACTGTATGAGGCATTTGCAACTGAGGTAGGGAGAATAAGATCAGAAGCAGTAGAGGAACTGGGCCAGCGAGCGATTGTAGGAATAGATCTGACCGATATTGACTGCTTTATGCAGCAAATGATAAGTGAAACAGATAAGACAGACAACGCCATTAGGCTCCCATCGAAAGGGCAATCATGTCATGTGCCAGGCAAAGTCAGGATGAGTTGGCAGGATTTGGACATCTTATCTTTGGATGAATGTAAGTGCAATACAATAAAGCCTGACAGCAAGGAATTCAATGAATTTGTAGAGAAGAAGAAACTTGAATTCTACCAGGGGTGCTCAGCTGATTGGTGGCCGTTTTATCTGACAGAATACCACAAGAAAGACCTAGTCCTGCGTCGAAAGTGCGCTGAGGAATTGAAGGAAACGGTCACTGGCATTCTGAATGCCTCGTCTGATGGTGGTACAGGTGATGGCGTTGATACAGTTGTCACCATTGACATATTCCATCATCGGGGGTCAGGTGGAAGTACATGTGCGAGACAAGTACTGTGGGACTTCCATCAAAAGTTGCGATGTGTCAGTGTTCGAAGAGTCGTTCCTGACACAATGGCAGCAATTCTTGCAGTCAGGCGTTACGGCTACTCGGATGAcgaaaaagaagcaaacatacCACCTATTCTCGTTCTCATAGACAAATCAAGTGACGGAACCATCAAATACCTGACATCAGAAGCAAAAAAGATGACGAAAGGTCTTGGGCAAATGGTATGCATATTTCTTTGCTGCAGGAAAACCGATGCAAGCATGCCATGTGGCGAGGTTGGGGGCAAGAATTTGTCAATTTGTGTTGAACACAAATTGACGGAAGCAGAATCTCAGTGGTTTGTTAGCAAGTCTGAGCAGTTACAGAAGAAATACCACGAGACACCGGAACAGGTGATAGGTTTTGTGGTCATGAAGGAAGCAGGTAACCCTCACTGCGTCGAGAAAATTGTGCGAAACATCCTCCGAGATACAAGCTTTCGTGAGAAAACGCTGCTGAAGTATATAGCTGTCATTGAGAAATTCGTTCATAATTTCTGCATGCCTGTGTCTTGTTGCGATGATCTGATGGATGACCACACTGACGTGAACCTCTCAGAAAACCAGTCAAAGTATACGGGTTTTCATCCATGGGAATGTCGCCTGTCTAAGGCGGCACGACTGCTTCTCATCAGTACTACCATACACACGAACAAGGGACGAACAAAGGCGCTAGAACTAGTCAACTCCATCTTGGCACCAGAACTTGTCAAGCAGCTTGCTGATGAGAGAAGAGAGAGCGTCGGCACTACTGTCTGGAAGTTTACCTCGAGTGTTGTGATTCAGCCAGTATCACGACAGTGCACCAGTAATGTGAGCCACATGCACATAGTCAATGAGGTAGTGAGGCTACTGTCAGAACGAAACTACATACAACAACCAAAACTCATCAGAAGATACAGATTTTCCTCGCTTTTGGAATACCTTCTTGAGAATGAGAAAATCCAAGCTTATGCGATTGTTCACGCTGTTCACAATTATCGTGGAGGTCCCGCGCCATGTCAGACTCTTGCTCGGATGTATCTCAGCGATGAGTTGTACGACACGGCATTGCATTATGCCCACCTGACCCCAAAGAATAACTTTGATACTGTTGGAAGAATAATAATATCCCAACTAAAGGGGTACTGTCTCGACGAATGCGAAACCCCCCTGAATTCTGCTGATGTGGAGGGTTTGCTTCAATTATTCTGGCATGGTATAGAAGCTTTCGAGAAAGGGAAGGACGACAGTGTCAATATTGAAAACATATACGACGGTGCTCTGACACCACACTATGGAGAGCTAGAATTGGTTCACTCCTTTTTGAACATTCTGAAGGTTCGTGTTGAGCCATTTTGTTCACAAGAATCACATGACCCGTTGAACACATATCTTACGACAGATGCCGATGTAGAGGGACTTGGAGATGTAATGAAATACCACCGGAGACGACTACGTGAACTCCAGGCTCGAGTTACAGAAAGCATGGACTTGATCTCGGGAATCTTGTCATCTTCAAATGACATCAAGGGCATTGCCAGGACTTTGagttttcatgaaatcaacTACTCGAAACTCGAATGCTATTTCACTCTTCCAGAGAGTGACCTACTGGCAAATAAGCAGAGACGTAAAAAAGTGGAATCCATTAAGATGTGCAAGCCTACACTTCGTGCCATCTTTAACTTCTTCACAGAGGATGACAGGAAGAGTTTGAAAGTAATCATACGTTTCTTGAGTGAAAACCAGCCAAAAGACATATTTGATCTCAAAGTGCTTATCTGTGCGCTCTTTGCTCTGGCAGCATTTCCCGATGAAATTGTCGACTATGGCACAGTTGAGCACTATGCACAGAGGTTGCGAAGACTTCGTCCCCCGAGTCTGTATGGTGCATTCTTTCACGTGATGCTACTTTGGCCTCGGACCAACCAAACAACAATGAAGCAGTCTTTGCCGCAAGCTATTAAAGCACTTGAAGATGCAAAGAATCTCACTAATCAAAATGAGAATCACGTTGTCTTGAAACCACGTTTCTTCCTGACTAGAAGACGGGGTCTACGCGCATTCATTCACCGGTCAGCACTTGGCCTGGTAGACAGTGGCAACTCATTGGATGTTGAATCGGTAACCGAGTGTTTGCAAAGTGAACAGCTTCGTGGGGTGCTGGCTAGACAGGAGGGCACTCTTGAAGACAACAGTCTCAAGTATTCCATACCAACAGGGGAGGAAATCACTATCAAGTTGTCAAGTCCTTACCGTGTGGCTACAAGACGCGCGAAGGTCACTTTCATTCTTGGATTTAGCTATGCCGGACCAGTTGCCTATGATGTACATGAACGTTAA